One window of Solwaraspora sp. WMMA2056 genomic DNA carries:
- a CDS encoding glycosyltransferase family 4 protein — protein MRVVVAHNRYRQAQPSGENVIVDSEIDQLAAAGVEVIPFLRSSDDIPALPATGKALLPISPSYAPAAQRDLDRLLAEHRPDVLHLHNPYPLISPWAIRTAHRHRVPVVHTVHNYRQVCSAGLYFRDGRICTDCRGRAIGLPGVVHRCYRGSRAQSAVMAATLALHRPTWRSVDRFIALTSAVAGHLRDYGVPDERIVVKPNAIEDPGPPAPLGDGFLFLGRLTPEKGIGLLLDAWQRHPEGSLGTLRIGGDGELRPLVETAAGGRADIDFLGPLDRSAVRDALRATAVVLAVSTWHDVLPTVVIEALASGRPVLGTALGGIPYLVGADGSGTAATAAGWVVPPEAAALAAALPVARDGAAALAGVARARYETTFHPDVVMKQHLAIYDAVSARIS, from the coding sequence GTGAGAGTCGTCGTGGCGCACAACCGATACCGGCAGGCCCAGCCCTCCGGGGAGAACGTCATCGTCGACAGCGAGATCGACCAGCTCGCCGCCGCCGGTGTCGAGGTGATCCCGTTCCTGCGCAGCTCCGACGACATCCCGGCGCTGCCGGCGACCGGCAAGGCACTGCTGCCGATCTCGCCCAGCTACGCCCCGGCCGCCCAACGGGACCTGGACCGGCTGCTCGCCGAGCACCGGCCGGACGTACTGCACCTGCACAACCCGTACCCGTTGATCTCGCCCTGGGCGATCCGTACCGCGCACCGGCACCGGGTGCCGGTGGTGCACACCGTGCACAACTACCGGCAGGTCTGCTCGGCCGGGCTGTACTTCCGCGACGGCCGCATCTGCACCGACTGCCGGGGCCGGGCGATCGGCCTGCCCGGTGTGGTGCACCGCTGCTACCGGGGCTCGCGGGCGCAGAGCGCGGTGATGGCCGCGACCCTGGCCCTGCATCGGCCCACCTGGCGCTCGGTCGACCGGTTCATCGCGCTGACCTCGGCGGTCGCCGGGCACCTGCGCGACTACGGCGTCCCCGACGAGCGGATCGTGGTCAAGCCGAACGCCATCGAAGACCCCGGCCCGCCCGCCCCGCTCGGCGACGGCTTCCTCTTCCTCGGCCGGCTCACCCCGGAGAAGGGCATCGGCCTGCTCCTCGACGCCTGGCAGCGGCATCCAGAAGGGTCGCTCGGCACGCTGCGGATCGGCGGCGACGGCGAACTGCGCCCGCTGGTCGAGACCGCCGCCGGCGGCCGCGCCGACATCGACTTCCTCGGCCCGCTGGACAGATCAGCGGTACGCGACGCGCTGCGCGCCACTGCCGTGGTGCTGGCCGTCTCCACCTGGCACGACGTGCTGCCGACCGTGGTGATCGAGGCGTTGGCCAGCGGCCGGCCGGTGCTCGGCACCGCCCTGGGCGGCATCCCGTACCTGGTCGGCGCGGACGGCTCCGGTACGGCTGCCACCGCCGCCGGCTGGGTGGTGCCGCCGGAGGCGGCCGCGTTGGCCGCGGCCCTGCCGGTCGCCCGCGACGGCGCCGCCGCCCTGGCCGGCGTCGCCCGCGCCCGCTACGAGACCACCTTCCACCCCGATGTGGTCATGAAGCAGCACCTCGCCATCTACGACGCGGTCAGCGCCAGGATCAGTTGA
- a CDS encoding iron-containing alcohol dehydrogenase family protein, which produces MPLLARTVHTPLAIDVRRGAVAGLGALLADRRISGGGEVAVVVGPGQGERIAELIAPGLGRADVFTVTGGTLQAAHELGEKLRQRSYDAVVGIGGGKTIDTAKYAASRYAIPMVSVATSLANDGIASPVASLDHDGGRGSYGVHIPLAIVVDLDFVENGPDRQTLAGIGDALSNISAVADWELAHAARDEPIDGLAVTLARTGAEALLNHPGGLGDDAFLTTLAEALILGGIAMAVCGSSRPASGGCHEISHAIDLLYPGTGSHGEQVGLGALFCTFLRGDRLRFAQLAAALDRHGLPLRPADLGLSDADFVAAVGHAPHTRPDRYTILEHLHLDATAVEERLAEYLGALSSFAR; this is translated from the coding sequence ATGCCACTACTAGCCCGTACCGTCCACACCCCGCTGGCCATCGACGTCCGCCGGGGCGCGGTCGCCGGCCTGGGCGCGCTGCTGGCCGACCGGCGGATCTCCGGCGGCGGCGAGGTCGCCGTGGTCGTCGGCCCCGGCCAGGGGGAACGGATCGCCGAACTGATCGCCCCCGGGCTCGGCCGCGCCGACGTGTTCACCGTCACCGGCGGCACCCTGCAGGCCGCCCACGAGCTCGGCGAGAAACTGCGGCAACGCTCCTACGACGCGGTCGTCGGCATCGGCGGCGGCAAGACCATCGACACCGCCAAGTACGCCGCCTCCCGGTACGCCATCCCGATGGTGAGCGTGGCGACCAGCCTGGCCAACGACGGGATCGCCTCCCCGGTGGCGTCGCTGGACCACGACGGCGGGCGGGGCTCGTACGGCGTACACATTCCGCTGGCGATCGTCGTCGACCTGGACTTCGTCGAGAACGGCCCGGACCGGCAGACCCTGGCCGGTATCGGCGACGCGTTGAGCAACATCAGTGCGGTCGCCGACTGGGAGCTGGCGCACGCCGCCCGCGACGAACCGATCGACGGTCTCGCCGTCACGCTGGCCCGCACCGGTGCCGAGGCGCTGCTCAACCACCCGGGCGGCCTCGGCGACGACGCGTTCCTGACCACCCTCGCCGAGGCGCTGATCCTGGGCGGCATCGCGATGGCGGTGTGCGGGTCGAGCCGGCCGGCCAGCGGCGGCTGCCACGAGATCTCGCACGCCATCGACCTGCTGTACCCGGGCACCGGCTCGCACGGCGAGCAGGTCGGGCTCGGCGCGCTGTTCTGCACGTTCCTGCGCGGCGATCGGCTGCGGTTCGCCCAGTTGGCGGCGGCGCTGGACCGGCACGGCCTGCCGTTGCGCCCGGCCGATCTGGGACTGTCCGACGCCGACTTCGTCGCCGCCGTCGGGCACGCACCGCACACCCGACCGGACCGGTACACCATCCTGGAGCACCTGCACCTCGATGCGACCGCCGTCGAGGAGCGGCTGGCAGAATACCTCGGTGCCCTCAGCAGCTTCGCAAGGTGA
- a CDS encoding DUF433 domain-containing protein, which produces MYQWATKRITIDPARMGGLPCIRDTRLTVTAVLGQLAAGRSVEEVLDDYPYLEPADVLAALEYAALAVQERELPITPSAA; this is translated from the coding sequence ATGTACCAGTGGGCCACCAAACGCATCACGATCGACCCCGCCCGGATGGGCGGACTGCCGTGCATCAGAGACACCCGGCTGACCGTCACCGCCGTGCTCGGACAGTTGGCCGCCGGCCGGTCGGTCGAGGAAGTCCTCGACGACTACCCGTACCTGGAGCCAGCTGACGTGCTGGCGGCACTGGAGTACGCCGCGTTGGCGGTGCAGGAGCGTGAGCTTCCGATCACACCGAGCGCGGCATGA
- a CDS encoding CDP-alcohol phosphatidyltransferase family protein has translation MPSAASQGEQLVTPPLLTDFYQANRGGGLFSEAVSQRLGAVFAYAGARLRLAPTVLTVANLLLGLAASVAVIASADAVAAGSVPAWLIGLVALVGWQIAYALDCADGQLARVTGQTSPAGARVDVLCDVAAQIALVTALSTVAVAQVPATPVWLVAAFAGTWMVNLVTSVMQAGPNAASMVTSTSLPVRLVKLIRDYGAVILVAGVVLTVAPALAVWVIAAFTVVNGGFLLASITFSARSALR, from the coding sequence GTGCCCTCAGCAGCTTCGCAAGGTGAACAGCTCGTAACTCCCCCGCTCCTGACAGATTTCTACCAGGCCAACAGGGGGGGTGGGCTGTTCAGCGAGGCGGTCAGTCAGCGGCTGGGCGCGGTGTTCGCGTACGCCGGCGCCCGGCTGCGGCTGGCCCCGACGGTGCTGACCGTGGCGAACCTGCTCCTCGGGCTGGCCGCGTCGGTCGCGGTGATCGCCTCCGCCGACGCGGTGGCCGCCGGGTCCGTGCCGGCCTGGCTGATCGGGCTGGTCGCGCTGGTCGGCTGGCAGATCGCGTACGCGTTGGACTGTGCCGACGGTCAGCTGGCCCGGGTGACCGGGCAGACCAGCCCGGCCGGCGCCCGGGTCGACGTACTCTGCGACGTGGCCGCCCAGATCGCGCTGGTCACCGCGTTGTCGACGGTCGCGGTGGCACAGGTCCCGGCGACCCCGGTGTGGCTGGTCGCGGCGTTCGCCGGCACCTGGATGGTGAACCTGGTGACCTCGGTGATGCAGGCCGGCCCGAACGCGGCCAGTATGGTCACCTCGACCTCGCTACCCGTACGCCTGGTGAAGCTGATCCGCGACTACGGCGCGGTGATTCTCGTCGCCGGGGTGGTGCTGACCGTCGCGCCGGCGCTGGCGGTCTGGGTGATCGCCGCGTTCACCGTGGTCAACGGCGGTTTCCTGCTGGCCAGCATCACCTTCTCCGCCCGCTCCGCCCTCCGCTGA
- a CDS encoding PH domain-containing protein, producing MGGPDPALPPATSWRVPAKVPVAKVVAAALVAAVGLLFADGDPIRSALGLVAAAGLTGWAVRDLLVPVRLTAGPQGVEVVTGLAGRRAIDWQRVESITVDRRGHRGVRTALLEIDAGDSLHLLGGTDLGADPADVAAALTTWWHAHGGRQP from the coding sequence GTGGGCGGTCCGGACCCGGCGCTGCCGCCGGCGACGAGCTGGCGGGTCCCGGCGAAGGTGCCGGTAGCGAAGGTCGTGGCGGCCGCGCTGGTCGCCGCGGTCGGGTTGCTGTTCGCCGACGGCGACCCGATCCGGTCGGCCCTCGGCCTGGTGGCCGCCGCCGGGCTCACCGGCTGGGCGGTGCGCGACCTGCTGGTGCCGGTACGGCTGACCGCCGGCCCGCAGGGCGTCGAGGTGGTCACCGGACTCGCCGGTCGACGCGCCATCGACTGGCAGCGGGTCGAGTCGATCACCGTGGACCGGCGCGGGCACCGGGGTGTCCGTACCGCACTGCTGGAGATCGACGCCGGCGATTCGCTGCATCTGCTCGGTGGCACCGACCTCGGCGCGGACCCGGCCGATGTGGCGGCCGCCCTGACGACGTGGTGGCATGCCCACGGCGGCCGCCAGCCGTGA
- the corA gene encoding magnesium/cobalt transporter CorA, translated as MLHSTETGPDPEPAPLPERSGIVDCALYIDGVRQPGSWQHPEALATARQETNAFVWLGLHEPSLAEMAGIADTYGLHELAVEDAVKAEQRPKLEQFGEVNFLVLRTARYVDHEKLTGDSEVVETGQVMLFIGRGFVISVRHGDACRLSPVRADLERNRELMTQGPWAVAYAVTDRVVDLYLEVVDRIETDLETVEADVFSPEASDKVHEIYQLKRELVEFKRTVAPLQRPMMTLTAEINEEVPAEVRRYFRDVQDHLSRVVEQVNAYDDLLNSILQARLAQVTVAQNNDMRKIAAWAGIAAVWTALAGIYGMNFEFMPETDWEFGYPVVLALMLSISLVLYRSFRRNGWL; from the coding sequence ATGCTGCACTCCACCGAGACCGGGCCGGACCCGGAGCCGGCGCCGCTACCGGAACGCAGCGGAATCGTCGACTGTGCGCTCTACATCGACGGGGTCCGCCAGCCCGGGTCGTGGCAGCATCCCGAGGCGTTGGCGACCGCCCGGCAGGAGACGAACGCCTTCGTCTGGCTGGGGCTGCACGAGCCGAGCCTGGCGGAGATGGCCGGCATCGCCGACACGTACGGGCTGCACGAGCTGGCGGTGGAGGACGCGGTCAAGGCCGAGCAGCGGCCGAAACTGGAGCAGTTCGGCGAGGTCAACTTCCTGGTGCTGCGGACCGCCCGGTACGTCGACCACGAGAAACTGACCGGCGACTCGGAAGTGGTCGAGACCGGCCAGGTGATGCTCTTCATCGGGCGGGGGTTCGTGATCAGCGTGCGGCACGGCGACGCCTGCCGTCTGTCGCCGGTGCGGGCCGATCTGGAGCGCAACCGGGAACTGATGACGCAGGGGCCGTGGGCGGTGGCGTACGCGGTCACCGACCGGGTGGTGGACCTCTACCTGGAGGTCGTCGACCGGATCGAGACCGACCTGGAGACCGTCGAGGCCGACGTGTTCTCGCCGGAGGCCAGCGACAAGGTGCACGAGATCTACCAGTTGAAGCGCGAGCTGGTCGAGTTCAAGCGCACGGTGGCCCCGTTGCAGCGGCCGATGATGACGTTGACGGCCGAGATCAACGAGGAGGTGCCGGCGGAGGTCCGCCGCTACTTCCGCGACGTGCAGGACCATCTCAGCCGGGTCGTCGAGCAGGTCAACGCGTACGACGACCTGCTGAACTCGATCCTGCAGGCCCGGTTGGCGCAGGTGACCGTGGCGCAGAACAACGACATGCGCAAGATCGCGGCCTGGGCCGGTATCGCGGCGGTGTGGACCGCGCTGGCCGGGATCTACGGCATGAACTTCGAGTTCATGCCGGAGACGGACTGGGAATTCGGCTACCCGGTCGTGCTCGCGTTGATGCTGAGCATCTCCCTGGTGCTGTACCGGTCGTTCCGGCGTAACGGCTGGCTCTGA
- a CDS encoding PLP-dependent aminotransferase family protein: protein MSAEQLISFARGAPSLDIVDIDGLKAAAGRAFDADPAGVTAYGTSVGYLPLRRWIADKHGVEPEQVLVTNGSLQADAFLFDHLVQPGDAVVVERPTYDRTLLNLRQLGAQVHPVTIESDGLDTDELRKLLESGVRPKLAHIIPNYQNPAGVTLSAAKRRALLELAVEFGFTIFEDDPYADIRFRGEALPSMLALDTDGVVVHASSFTKTVCPGVRVGYLVGDAGLIKTIAGRATNLYISPGMVAQAIVHQFCVSGDLDRSIATVRTALSERARVLGESLRKHIPGVRFTEPDGGYFLWVELPDDVAVDALVPAAAQRGVAVVKGSDFLLSGGDHALRLAYSAVTVDQIDEGVRRLAEAVDEVRGA from the coding sequence ATGAGCGCCGAGCAGCTGATCTCCTTCGCCCGTGGGGCGCCCTCGCTGGACATCGTCGACATCGACGGGCTGAAGGCCGCCGCCGGGCGGGCCTTCGACGCCGATCCGGCCGGGGTGACCGCGTACGGCACCTCCGTCGGTTACCTTCCGCTGCGCCGCTGGATCGCCGACAAACACGGGGTCGAGCCGGAGCAGGTGCTGGTCACCAACGGTTCCCTGCAGGCCGACGCGTTCCTCTTCGACCACCTGGTGCAGCCGGGTGACGCGGTGGTGGTCGAACGGCCGACGTACGACCGGACACTGCTCAACCTTCGTCAGCTCGGTGCGCAGGTGCACCCGGTGACGATCGAGTCGGACGGGCTGGACACCGACGAGCTGCGCAAACTGCTGGAGTCCGGGGTCCGGCCGAAGCTGGCGCACATCATCCCGAACTACCAGAACCCGGCCGGGGTGACCCTGTCGGCGGCGAAGCGGCGGGCGCTGCTGGAGCTCGCGGTGGAGTTCGGCTTCACCATCTTCGAGGACGACCCGTACGCCGACATCCGGTTCCGGGGCGAGGCGCTGCCGTCGATGCTCGCCCTGGACACCGACGGTGTGGTGGTGCACGCCTCCAGTTTCACCAAGACCGTCTGCCCGGGGGTCCGGGTCGGCTACCTGGTCGGCGACGCCGGGCTGATCAAGACGATCGCCGGGCGGGCCACCAACCTCTACATCTCGCCGGGCATGGTGGCGCAGGCGATCGTGCACCAGTTCTGCGTCTCCGGCGACCTGGACCGGTCGATCGCCACCGTGCGTACCGCGCTGTCCGAGCGGGCCCGGGTGCTGGGCGAGTCGCTGCGCAAGCACATCCCAGGGGTACGGTTCACCGAGCCGGACGGCGGCTACTTCCTCTGGGTCGAGTTGCCCGACGACGTGGCGGTCGACGCGTTGGTGCCGGCGGCGGCGCAGCGCGGCGTGGCCGTGGTCAAGGGCAGCGACTTCCTGCTGTCCGGCGGTGACCACGCGCTGCGACTGGCCTACTCGGCGGTGACGGTCGACCAGATCGACGAGGGCGTCCGCCGGCTGGCCGAAGCGGTCGACGAGGTACGCGGGGCGTAA
- a CDS encoding phosphocholine cytidylyltransferase family protein, which translates to MIGLVLAAGAGRRLRPYTDTLPKALVPVDGETTILDIGLRNLAAAGLTDVVVVVGYAAEAVRARQADLQARHGVALTLVHNDRAEEWNNAYSLWLAREHFAAGALLVNGDTVHPASVEQTLLTGRGPSILLAVDDVKKLADEEMKVVFDDAGQLTRITKLMDPAQAHGEYIGATLIESSAAAGLAEALEATWRRDPNLYYEDGYQEYADRGGEVRGAPIGDVAWVEVDNHDDLTRARDIACHY; encoded by the coding sequence ATGATCGGTCTCGTGCTCGCCGCCGGAGCGGGCCGGCGACTACGCCCGTACACCGACACCCTGCCGAAGGCACTGGTGCCGGTCGACGGGGAGACCACGATCCTGGACATCGGGCTGCGTAACCTCGCCGCCGCCGGGCTCACCGACGTGGTCGTGGTGGTCGGCTACGCCGCCGAGGCCGTCCGTGCCCGGCAGGCCGACCTGCAGGCCCGCCACGGCGTGGCGCTGACCCTGGTGCACAACGACCGGGCCGAGGAGTGGAACAACGCGTACTCGCTGTGGCTGGCCCGCGAGCACTTCGCCGCCGGCGCCCTGCTGGTCAACGGCGACACCGTGCACCCGGCCAGCGTCGAGCAGACCCTGCTGACCGGGCGGGGGCCGAGCATCCTGCTCGCCGTCGACGACGTGAAGAAGCTCGCCGACGAGGAAATGAAGGTCGTCTTCGACGACGCCGGGCAGCTGACCCGGATCACCAAGCTGATGGACCCGGCGCAGGCCCACGGCGAGTACATCGGCGCCACCCTGATCGAGTCCTCGGCCGCCGCCGGGCTCGCCGAGGCGTTGGAGGCGACCTGGCGGCGGGATCCGAACCTCTACTACGAGGACGGCTACCAGGAGTACGCCGACCGTGGCGGCGAGGTGCGCGGCGCGCCGATCGGCGACGTCGCCTGGGTCGAGGTGGACAACCACGACGACCTGACCAGGGCCCGGGACATCGCATGCCACTACTAG
- a CDS encoding NUDIX domain-containing protein produces MSAPPPERDAPGQPLRCAAALIVDDDGRIFFQRRSPYRRLFPDTWDIVGGHVEPGETLLETLYREVQEETGWQVARVLAEVGEYRYVGDDGIARVEVDYLVRVDGDLAHPVLEPGKHTEFRWLRADELDVLDESADVNDGLIRRIADNGFTVLRALGL; encoded by the coding sequence GTGTCCGCCCCACCCCCTGAGCGGGACGCACCCGGCCAGCCGCTGCGGTGCGCCGCAGCGCTGATCGTCGACGACGACGGCCGGATCTTCTTCCAGCGCCGGTCGCCGTACCGGCGGCTCTTCCCCGACACCTGGGACATAGTCGGCGGGCACGTCGAACCGGGCGAAACCCTACTCGAAACCCTGTACCGTGAGGTACAGGAAGAAACCGGGTGGCAGGTCGCCCGGGTCCTGGCCGAGGTCGGCGAGTACCGCTACGTCGGCGACGACGGCATCGCCCGGGTCGAGGTCGACTACCTGGTACGGGTCGACGGCGACCTGGCCCACCCCGTCCTCGAGCCCGGCAAGCACACCGAGTTCCGCTGGCTGCGCGCCGACGAACTCGACGTCCTCGACGAGTCGGCCGACGTCAACGACGGTCTGATCCGCCGGATAGCCGACAACGGCTTCACCGTCCTGCGCGCCCTGGGCCTGTGA
- a CDS encoding peptidylprolyl isomerase translates to MAEAVYATLHTNHGPIRLELFANHAPKTVRNFVELAEGTREYTDPRTGQPGSGPYYDGTISHRVISGFMVQMGDPTGTGRGGPGYTFADEFHPELRFDRPYLLAMANAGPGTNGSQFFITVSPTPHLNNRHTIFGQVADQDSVKVVDSIATTATNPADRPLSDVVINRVEIERVG, encoded by the coding sequence GTGGCTGAGGCTGTCTACGCCACCTTGCACACCAATCACGGACCGATCCGGTTGGAGCTGTTCGCCAACCACGCACCGAAGACGGTCCGTAACTTCGTCGAACTCGCCGAGGGCACCCGTGAGTACACGGACCCGCGTACCGGTCAGCCGGGTAGCGGTCCGTACTACGACGGCACCATCTCGCACCGCGTGATCAGCGGGTTCATGGTCCAGATGGGCGACCCGACCGGCACCGGCCGGGGCGGACCGGGCTACACCTTCGCCGACGAGTTCCACCCGGAGCTGCGGTTCGACCGGCCGTACCTGTTGGCGATGGCGAACGCCGGGCCGGGCACCAACGGTTCGCAGTTCTTCATCACCGTCAGCCCGACGCCGCACCTGAACAACCGGCACACCATCTTCGGTCAGGTCGCGGACCAGGACTCGGTGAAGGTCGTCGACTCGATCGCCACCACCGCGACGAACCCGGCGGACCGTCCGCTCAGCGACGTCGTGATCAACCGGGTGGAGATCGAACGGGTCGGCTGA
- a CDS encoding rhomboid family intramembrane serine protease encodes MSDPAQTVPVCYRHTSRETWVRCSRCERPICPDCMQEAAVGHQCPECVAEGRRTQRSARTAFGGSVAGQQGTVTKVLIGLNALAAVIGLVVSGGGSLLGAGLFSAAGWLHGFGGVIGPDVTVRANGTVLGGALPMYGDVFVGIDNGGVYRLITAMFIHYGLLHLLFNMWALWVLGRNLEAVLGPARFVALYLIAGLGGNVAAYLISPNSLSAGASTAVFGLFAAFFIVLRRLKRDTSAVVGILVINLILTFTVSSLSIAGHIGGLITGALIGTILAYAPRTNRTVVQAVGCGAVLLFLILLTVARIALAHAG; translated from the coding sequence ATGAGTGATCCGGCCCAGACCGTGCCGGTCTGCTACCGGCACACCTCCCGGGAGACCTGGGTCCGGTGCTCCCGGTGCGAGCGGCCGATCTGCCCGGACTGCATGCAGGAAGCCGCGGTCGGGCACCAGTGCCCGGAGTGCGTCGCCGAAGGGCGGCGGACGCAGCGGTCCGCGCGTACCGCCTTCGGTGGCAGCGTCGCCGGCCAGCAGGGCACCGTCACCAAGGTCCTGATCGGCCTCAACGCACTCGCGGCGGTGATCGGCCTGGTGGTCTCCGGTGGCGGCTCGCTGCTGGGTGCCGGGCTGTTCTCCGCCGCCGGGTGGCTGCACGGCTTCGGTGGCGTGATCGGCCCGGACGTGACGGTCCGGGCCAACGGCACCGTCCTGGGCGGGGCCCTGCCGATGTACGGCGACGTCTTCGTCGGCATCGACAACGGCGGCGTGTACCGGCTGATCACCGCGATGTTCATCCACTACGGCCTGCTGCACCTGCTGTTCAACATGTGGGCGCTGTGGGTGCTCGGCCGCAACCTTGAGGCCGTGCTCGGGCCGGCCCGCTTCGTGGCGCTCTACCTGATCGCCGGGCTCGGCGGCAACGTGGCGGCGTACCTGATCTCGCCCAACTCGCTGTCGGCCGGCGCGTCGACCGCCGTCTTCGGCCTGTTCGCCGCCTTCTTCATCGTGCTGCGCCGGCTGAAGCGGGACACCTCCGCGGTCGTCGGCATCCTGGTGATCAACCTGATCCTCACCTTCACCGTGTCCAGCCTGTCGATCGCCGGGCACATCGGCGGGCTGATCACCGGGGCGCTGATCGGCACGATCCTGGCCTACGCCCCACGGACCAACCGGACCGTGGTGCAGGCGGTCGGCTGCGGCGCGGTGCTGCTCTTCCTGATCCTGCTCACGGTGGCCCGGATAGCGCTCGCCCACGCGGGCTGA
- a CDS encoding thiolase family protein, with amino-acid sequence MRDAVIVGAVRTPVGRRKGALASVHPVELSSHVLRALVERTGIDPGDVDDVVWGCVFQVGDQSWNIARSAVLAAGWPESVPATTVDRQCGSSQQALHFAAGAVISGQADLVVAGGVESMTRVPMGASTGTGRPFGDQVRDRYRGVDGVTPDEPVPFNQGVSAELIAARWGLSRTALDEFALASHQRAAAAQDAGEFDAEIAPVPVASSGAAGSDKAGADLTGADKVGADEGIRRDTSLAKLGELATPFRADGVVTAGSASQISDGAAALAVTTSQWAREHGVRPLARVHTAVVVGDDPVMMLTAPIPATERALRRSGLSLAEVGVYEVNEAFAPVPLAWLAETGADPARLNPRGGAIALGHPLGASGARIMTTMLHHMRSTGVQYGLQTMCEGGGMANATIVEIL; translated from the coding sequence ATGAGGGACGCGGTCATCGTCGGGGCGGTCCGGACACCGGTCGGGCGGCGCAAGGGTGCGCTGGCGTCGGTGCATCCGGTGGAGTTGTCCAGCCACGTGCTGCGCGCGCTCGTCGAGCGGACCGGCATCGACCCGGGCGACGTCGACGACGTCGTCTGGGGCTGCGTCTTCCAGGTCGGCGACCAGAGCTGGAACATCGCCCGCAGCGCCGTACTCGCCGCAGGCTGGCCGGAGTCGGTGCCCGCCACCACGGTCGACCGGCAGTGCGGGTCGAGTCAGCAGGCCCTGCACTTCGCGGCGGGAGCGGTGATCTCCGGCCAGGCCGATCTGGTCGTGGCCGGCGGGGTCGAGTCGATGACCCGGGTCCCGATGGGTGCCAGCACCGGCACCGGACGGCCCTTCGGTGACCAGGTACGGGACCGCTACCGTGGCGTCGACGGCGTCACCCCCGACGAGCCGGTGCCGTTCAACCAGGGCGTCAGCGCCGAGCTGATCGCGGCCCGGTGGGGGCTGTCCCGTACCGCGCTGGACGAGTTCGCCCTGGCCAGCCATCAGCGGGCGGCGGCGGCGCAGGACGCCGGTGAGTTCGACGCGGAGATCGCGCCGGTGCCGGTCGCCAGCTCTGGCGCGGCCGGCTCCGACAAGGCCGGTGCCGACCTGACCGGCGCCGACAAGGTCGGCGCCGACGAGGGCATCCGGCGGGACACCTCGCTCGCCAAGCTCGGCGAACTGGCGACCCCGTTCCGGGCCGACGGGGTGGTGACCGCCGGGTCGGCGTCGCAGATCTCCGACGGCGCGGCGGCGCTCGCGGTGACCACCTCGCAGTGGGCGCGGGAGCACGGCGTACGGCCGTTGGCCCGGGTGCACACGGCGGTGGTGGTCGGCGACGACCCGGTGATGATGCTGACCGCGCCGATCCCGGCCACCGAACGGGCGCTGCGTCGCAGCGGCCTGAGCCTGGCCGAGGTCGGGGTGTACGAGGTGAACGAGGCGTTCGCGCCGGTGCCGTTGGCCTGGCTGGCCGAGACCGGGGCGGACCCGGCGCGGCTCAACCCACGCGGTGGCGCGATCGCCCTCGGTCATCCGCTCGGCGCCAGCGGGGCCCGGATCATGACGACGATGCTGCACCACATGCGGTCGACCGGTGTGCAGTACGGCCTGCAGACGATGTGCGAGGGCGGCGGGATGGCCAACGCCACCATCGTGGAAATTCTGTAG